Proteins from a single region of Anthonomus grandis grandis chromosome 10, icAntGran1.3, whole genome shotgun sequence:
- the LOC126740957 gene encoding carboxypeptidase Q-like, whose protein sequence is MKKSFLLLILPALTSCALVKGDTGNNEIRDDECNLPSELSNEIRSYEGIANKIINSLIYGKYKGGTYKELAKFVDKFGARVSGTENLENAIDYVQDLMKTHGLENIHGEEVTVPHWVRYKTLQMMLQPRRTNLPVLGLGGSISTSDEGLEAEAIVVNTFDQLKSDNVSKLVKGKIVVFNEDWTSYGGSVQYRSHGGTEAAKLGAVAALIRSVTPFSMRTLHTGWQDYEDNVTQIPTASITKEDAQMLQRYQDRGQKIVIKLNLNYMRYNDSISRNSVGEIIGSSVPQKVVLVSGHIDSWDVGVGAMDDGGGAFISWYALAVLNGLGLRAKRTLRTVLWTAEEEGLIGWSAYNESHFNELENFTFVMESDEGTFTPLGIEYAAGIKGGCIIQEIVKLLAPINATQAVYGSSVGSDISPWTSSLIPGASLLNANERYFWFHHSMADTMDVLDPDNLDKATAVWAVVSYIIADLTEEFPRERDESTKNTKAKLVFYPRRT, encoded by the exons atgaaaaagtctTTTCTATTGTTAATCCTGCCGGCCTTGACGTCTTGTGCTTTAGTAAAAGGCGACACCGGCAACAACGAAATACGAGACGACGAGTGCAATCTGCCCTCAGAACTCTCAAACGAAATTCGCTCCTACGAAGGAATcgctaataaaatcattaacaGTTTAATCTATGGGAAGTACAAG GGTGGTACTTATAAAGAACTGGCGAAATTCGTGGACAAATTCGGTGCGAGAGTGTCCGGCACCGAAAATTTGGAAAATGCCATCGATTACGTCCAAGATTTAATGAAAACCCATGGATTAGAGAACATACATGGCGAAGAAGTCACCGTACCCCATTGGGTCAGGTATAAAACTT TGCAGATGATGTTGCAACCGCGCAGAACAAACCTTCCCGTCTTGGGTCTGGGGGGCTCAATTAGCACTTCTGATGAAG GACTTGAAGCTGAAGCCATAGTGGTGAACACATTTGACCAACTGAAATCTGACAATGTTTCCAAACTCGTTAAAGGTAAAATAGTGGTTTTCAATGAGGATTGGACAAGTTATGGGGGGTCTGTGCAGTACAGAAGCCACG gtGGCACTGAAGCCGCTAAGCTGGGTGCAGTAGCTGCACTTATCAGGTCAGTCACTCCATTTTCAATGAGAACTTTACACACTGGTTGGCAGGATTATGAGGATAATGTAACCCAGATTCCTACTGCAAGTATTACAAAAGAGGATGCTCAGATGTTGCAAAGATATCAG GACAGAggtcaaaaaattgttattaagtTAAACTTGAATTATATGAGGTACAATGATTCAATATCAAGGAATTCTGTAGGAGAAATTATTG GTTCATCTGTTCCTCAGAAGGTGGTGCTAGTAAGTGGCCACATTGACAGTTGGGATGTAGGAGTAGGCGCCATGGACGATGGTGGTGGTGCCTTTATTAGTTGGTACGCCTTGGCTGTCTTAAATGGTCTGGGCCTTAGGGCCAAAAGAACTCTTAG gACGGTGCTATGGACAGCAGAAGAGGAAGGACTTATCGGTTGGTCGGCATATAACGAGAGTCACTTTAACGAATTGGAGAATTTCACGTTCGTCATGGAGTCGGACGAAGGCACTTTTACACCGTTAGGGATCGAGTATGCCGCTGGCATCAAGGGGGGATGCATTATTCAAGAGATCGTCAA GTTGTTGGCCCCAATAAATGCCACCCAAGCTGTTTATGGTAGTTCAGTGGGGTCGGATATATCCCCATGGACATCTTCTTTGATACCCGGAGCCAGTCTTTTAAATGCAAATGAAAG GTACTTCTGGTTTCACCACTCAATGGCGGACACCATGGACGTCCTGGATCCGGACAATCTGGATAAGGCGACCGCAGTATGGGCGGTCGTCTCCTACATAATCGCCGACCTAACCGAAGAGTTCCCGAGGGAACGAGACGAATCAACTAAGAACACTAAGGCGAAACTCGTATTTTACCCAAGAAGGACATAA